The following proteins are co-located in the Shouchella hunanensis genome:
- a CDS encoding PrkA family serine protein kinase yields the protein MNILNKIEQYRDHEERLRWEGTFAEYLDLIKEKPWVAQTAHSRVYNMIKDAGVEEKDGKKEYSFFKDSIYGLEESLEKLVEEYFHSAAKRLDVRKRILLLMGPVSGGKSTLVTMLKRGLEDYSRTENGAVYAIKGCPMNEDPLHLIPLHLREEFQNEFGIKVEGNLSPLNMMRLEQEYSGRIEDVMVERIFFSEDKRTGIGTFSPSDPKSQDIADLTGSIDFSTIAEYGSESDPRAYRFDGELNKANRGMMEFQEMLKCDEKFLWHLLSLTQEGNFKAGRFALISADELILAHTNESEYKSFISNKKNEALHSRIIVMKIPYNLKVSEEERIYKKMIADSDLSHVHIAPHALKVASIFTILTRLKTTHKAGVDLVKKMKLYDGEAVEGFNQQDVKELQSEFNDEGMSGIDPRYVINRISSAIIRKQLTSISALDVLRSIKEGLDQHASISKEDKERYTDYITIARKEYDLIAKEEVQKAFVYSYEESAKTLMDNYLDNVEAFCNKNKLRDPLTGDEMSPDEKLMRSIEEQIGISENAKKAFREEILIRISAYARKGKRFEYNSHERLREAIQKKLFADLKDIVKITTSVKTPDESQLKKMNDVIARLIDEHGYNSVSANELLRYVGSLLNR from the coding sequence TTGAATATTTTAAACAAAATTGAACAGTATCGAGATCATGAAGAACGTTTACGCTGGGAAGGAACTTTTGCTGAATACTTGGATCTAATCAAAGAAAAACCATGGGTTGCACAGACTGCTCACTCTCGTGTGTACAATATGATAAAAGACGCTGGTGTGGAAGAGAAAGATGGAAAAAAAGAATATTCCTTTTTTAAAGATTCCATTTATGGATTAGAAGAATCGTTGGAAAAGCTAGTAGAAGAGTATTTCCATTCGGCGGCAAAACGCTTAGACGTCCGCAAGCGAATCCTATTACTAATGGGGCCAGTAAGCGGTGGGAAATCGACACTTGTCACGATGCTAAAGAGAGGCTTAGAAGATTATTCTCGTACAGAAAATGGAGCCGTTTATGCAATTAAGGGCTGCCCAATGAACGAAGACCCTCTTCATTTAATCCCGCTTCATCTAAGAGAAGAGTTCCAAAACGAATTTGGTATTAAGGTAGAAGGAAATTTGTCACCATTAAACATGATGCGTTTAGAGCAAGAGTATAGTGGACGGATTGAAGACGTCATGGTAGAACGAATTTTCTTCTCAGAAGATAAACGAACAGGCATTGGCACATTTTCACCGTCTGATCCGAAATCGCAAGACATTGCTGATTTAACAGGGAGTATCGATTTCTCGACAATTGCCGAATACGGTTCTGAATCAGATCCGCGCGCGTATCGCTTTGATGGTGAACTCAATAAAGCGAATCGTGGCATGATGGAATTCCAAGAGATGTTAAAGTGTGATGAGAAATTTCTCTGGCATCTATTGTCGTTAACACAGGAAGGTAATTTTAAAGCAGGGCGATTTGCGTTAATTTCTGCTGACGAACTTATACTGGCTCATACGAACGAATCAGAATACAAGTCTTTTATATCGAATAAGAAGAATGAAGCCTTGCATTCTCGCATTATTGTGATGAAAATTCCGTACAATTTAAAAGTCTCAGAAGAAGAACGAATTTACAAGAAAATGATTGCAGATAGTGATTTATCTCATGTTCATATTGCGCCTCACGCTCTAAAAGTGGCATCCATCTTTACGATTTTAACACGTTTAAAAACAACTCATAAAGCGGGCGTCGATCTGGTTAAAAAGATGAAGCTTTACGACGGAGAAGCTGTTGAAGGGTTTAATCAACAAGACGTAAAAGAGCTGCAGTCTGAGTTTAATGATGAGGGAATGAGCGGCATTGATCCAAGATACGTCATTAATCGCATCTCTTCAGCGATTATTCGCAAACAGCTAACGTCCATTTCAGCTTTAGATGTATTACGCTCGATTAAAGAGGGCTTAGATCAGCACGCCTCTATATCGAAAGAAGATAAAGAGCGCTATACAGACTATATTACAATTGCTCGAAAAGAATATGATTTAATTGCAAAAGAAGAAGTGCAAAAAGCATTTGTCTATTCGTATGAAGAGTCAGCGAAAACATTAATGGACAATTACTTAGATAATGTAGAGGCTTTTTGTAACAAGAATAAGCTCAGAGATCCCCTTACAGGCGATGAAATGTCTCCTGATGAAAAGCTAATGCGTTCCATTGAGGAGCAAATTGGCATCTCAGAAAATGCGAAAAAAGCATTCCGAGAAGAAATCTTAATTCGCATTTCCGCATATGCAAGAAAAGGGAAACGTTTTGAATACAACTCCCACGAACGTCTGCGTGAAGCGATTCAAAAGAAGCTATTCGCGGATTTGAAAGATATTGTAAAAATAACAACATCCGTCAAAACGCCAGATGAGTCTCAGCTGAAAAAGATGAACGATGTTATTGCTCGTTTAATCGATGAACATGGCTATAACTCAGTATCGGCAAACGAATTATTAAGGTATGTTGGATCTCTTTTAAACCGATAA
- a CDS encoding DUF5366 family protein, whose product MNRYLTGHLPLISIFFFSLSFALYGQRFALDWLERNGILTGMADILSINEVRIGLIIVLLLVFFMIFAALKLIADTVTSLALLFFSKQEDDDLWTKTQGGQWIYFAGSIAALVLNPFVIVLLLLFVASSFAYILFIVYRIAESLTIPGLIGFIFLQLFFWSTFLFTIIFVLFRLYNTFIASLPL is encoded by the coding sequence ATGAATCGATATTTAACTGGACATTTACCATTAATCAGTATTTTTTTCTTCAGCTTATCATTTGCTCTATATGGTCAACGTTTTGCATTAGATTGGTTAGAACGAAATGGCATTTTAACTGGAATGGCAGATATTCTTTCCATAAATGAAGTTCGTATTGGACTTATAATTGTTTTATTACTAGTGTTTTTCATGATCTTTGCCGCTTTAAAATTAATAGCCGACACGGTTACATCCCTTGCTCTTCTATTTTTTTCAAAGCAGGAAGACGACGACCTTTGGACGAAGACACAAGGCGGTCAGTGGATTTACTTTGCAGGTAGTATCGCTGCACTTGTCCTAAATCCGTTTGTGATCGTGTTACTACTACTTTTTGTAGCGTCGTCCTTCGCTTACATTTTATTCATTGTTTACCGAATCGCCGAATCCTTGACCATCCCAGGTTTAATTGGCTTTATTTTTCTCCAACTATTCTTTTGGTCAACCTTCTTATTCACGATTATTTTTGTTCTATTTCGCTTATACAATACGTTTATTGCTAGCTTACCGCTGTAA
- the proB gene encoding glutamate 5-kinase has protein sequence MQGTIVIKIGSSSLTAENGRLDVKQLENHVEAMVYLLKLNYRIVLVTSGAVAAGFSSLGFKRKPKGIAQKQAAASVGQSLLMQAYMDAFNQHDYIAAQLLLTRADFADQHRFSNISQTLGELVKRGAVPIINENDSTSVEELTFGDNDRLSALVSGIVHADMLCLFTDVNGVYDENPITNPHAKKYSFLSEVPDALLKTIDQTTSDVGTGGMYSKLAAAKTAIELGTNVFIGSGTGQDKFADVLVGKGDGTYIGSFSKTSMSMTKQYILYHSKPRGSIYVDNGAAEALLKQHKSLLSAGVVEVNGSFTVGEIVDVRRENDEIIGKGKVNFTCEELEQLKGKNSAEIAKVTTRSKKTVIHRNFWVAM, from the coding sequence ATGCAAGGAACCATTGTTATTAAAATTGGAAGTAGTAGTCTAACAGCTGAAAACGGTAGACTAGACGTTAAACAATTAGAAAATCATGTGGAGGCCATGGTGTATTTGTTGAAGCTGAATTACCGTATTGTACTCGTTACATCGGGAGCCGTAGCTGCTGGATTTTCAAGTTTAGGCTTTAAGCGAAAGCCGAAAGGGATTGCTCAGAAACAAGCGGCGGCTTCAGTAGGTCAAAGTTTACTTATGCAGGCGTATATGGATGCGTTCAATCAACACGACTACATTGCCGCACAACTGTTACTTACACGGGCAGATTTTGCTGACCAGCACCGCTTTTCTAATATTTCACAAACTCTCGGCGAATTAGTGAAACGCGGGGCGGTCCCAATCATTAATGAGAACGATTCAACATCGGTTGAAGAGTTGACTTTTGGCGATAACGATCGCTTGTCAGCCCTTGTTAGCGGAATCGTTCACGCAGATATGCTTTGCTTGTTTACCGATGTAAATGGGGTGTATGACGAGAATCCAATTACGAATCCACATGCTAAAAAGTACTCTTTTCTATCTGAAGTACCGGATGCGCTGTTAAAAACAATTGATCAAACGACTTCAGATGTAGGGACTGGGGGAATGTATTCCAAGCTTGCGGCGGCAAAAACAGCGATTGAGTTAGGCACAAACGTTTTTATTGGGAGTGGGACAGGACAGGATAAGTTTGCGGATGTTTTAGTAGGAAAAGGGGATGGAACGTATATTGGTTCTTTTTCGAAAACGTCTATGTCAATGACAAAGCAATACATTCTGTACCATAGTAAGCCAAGAGGTAGCATATATGTGGATAACGGTGCAGCTGAAGCGCTATTGAAACAACACAAAAGTTTATTATCGGCTGGGGTTGTCGAAGTGAACGGATCGTTTACTGTCGGTGAAATTGTTGACGTTAGAAGGGAAAATGACGAAATCATCGGGAAAGGGAAAGTAAACTTTACCTGTGAGGAACTTGAACAGTTAAAAGGAAAAAATAGCGCAGAAATCGCAAAGGTGACAACTCGATCAAAAAAAACGGTCATACATCGAAATTTTTGGGTGGCTATGTAA
- a CDS encoding YitT family protein codes for MVKDYLYLIIGTFLFSLSITLYAMPNNLAEGGIVGLSLLLYFAYNISPALVTFVLNAVLLLIGFKLLPRHMVYKSIINVPLLSFFIFLTERLGQPIEDPLLAAIFAGVITGIGFGFIFRAGSSTGGTSIIARMLNHRFGWELTGTNFVLDAVIVVCGVFVIGPIYTMYTIVALYVGKKVTDYVLEGFDAKKAVNIISPEAQLISEKVTKQMSSSATIFNGYGGYSKKEREVIYVVVRSYRLFYLKKLVHEIDPNAFIVVHNVKDVSGGTFFATQHDHPLDSTTMPDFEEERPEFGK; via the coding sequence ATGGTTAAAGATTATCTTTATCTTATTATTGGCACATTTCTGTTCAGCTTATCAATTACGTTGTATGCTATGCCAAATAATCTTGCTGAAGGCGGAATTGTTGGTTTATCGTTACTTTTGTATTTTGCTTATAATATCTCCCCTGCACTTGTGACGTTTGTTTTGAACGCCGTTCTTTTACTAATTGGCTTTAAATTATTGCCGCGTCATATGGTGTACAAATCCATTATCAATGTACCGCTATTATCGTTTTTTATTTTTTTAACAGAGCGTCTTGGTCAACCGATTGAGGATCCGTTACTTGCTGCCATTTTTGCTGGGGTTATTACTGGTATCGGATTTGGGTTTATTTTTCGAGCAGGCTCCTCAACAGGTGGGACATCCATTATTGCCCGCATGTTAAATCACCGTTTTGGGTGGGAATTAACCGGGACTAACTTTGTCCTAGATGCTGTAATTGTTGTTTGTGGTGTGTTTGTTATTGGACCCATTTATACGATGTATACGATTGTTGCTCTTTATGTTGGTAAGAAAGTCACCGACTATGTTCTTGAAGGGTTTGATGCAAAAAAAGCAGTCAACATTATTTCACCTGAAGCACAACTAATTTCTGAAAAAGTGACGAAACAAATGTCATCTAGCGCAACGATTTTCAACGGGTACGGTGGGTATTCGAAAAAAGAGCGGGAAGTCATTTACGTTGTCGTTCGCTCCTACCGCTTGTTCTATTTAAAGAAACTTGTTCATGAGATCGATCCAAACGCTTTTATTGTCGTTCATAATGTTAAGGATGTTTCTGGAGGAACCTTTTTTGCCACTCAGCATGATCACCCTCTCGACTCCACAACAATGCCAGATTTTGAGGAAGAGCGTCCTGAGTTTGGTAAATAG
- a CDS encoding antibiotic biosynthesis monooxygenase family protein, whose amino-acid sequence MYIVMNELHVSPEKKKMLHERFGKASTNMANVKGCLEFMFLSNEQDHKKEIVFTKWASKEDYQNWLSSESFANAHKSNAASKEQKPAANANELHTYELIHHFQGE is encoded by the coding sequence ATGTATATTGTCATGAACGAGTTGCACGTTAGCCCAGAAAAAAAGAAAATGCTTCACGAACGATTCGGCAAAGCTTCTACAAATATGGCTAACGTAAAGGGCTGTTTAGAATTTATGTTCTTATCAAACGAACAAGATCATAAGAAAGAAATTGTCTTTACAAAGTGGGCTTCAAAAGAAGACTATCAGAACTGGCTTTCAAGTGAATCGTTTGCAAATGCTCATAAAAGCAACGCGGCATCAAAAGAGCAAAAGCCTGCTGCCAATGCGAATGAACTCCATACTTATGAACTGATTCACCATTTCCAAGGTGAATAA
- a CDS encoding transglycosylase domain-containing protein, with the protein MKTFFGWFFISLFAIGSAFLFRSASAEVSDVQTIGQVVGSHIDEEILYLSSNSTIYADNGQIVAEIPSEGGINRSYLPFEQVPETVVHAFVATEDRRFFQHLGFDASGMARALITNVSSGEIDQGASTITQQMVRNIFLDHSQTYQRKVSELLYAHELEQRFSKEEILELYLNSIYFGNHAYGIEAASQLYFSEHAEQLSLAQVAFLTSIPNNPTVYDPFTAIENTNKRKEWVLQKMKEEGYINEVEFGDAISETIELHRSSLRNLYPDYTDFVKHEFLELIQATEGYDEEAAQERLNELFKKGIRIETALEPSRQHALKESFYHELPADVEGASIVVRNDDRRIVAISHGREYESGNFMLAVNSFRPHGSAFKPLIDFAPYFEETGTSIDQVVNANPSETCTQEERDKRTLGCVANYNDVLPGSVTLREAFKHSYNIPAQQLLDTVGIEEAIAYLEPFHFKKMHDEPRDISLALGTLDVSVYEMVQAYQTFAHDGLFTPARAITGVYDEHLQLLYQWPDQEEKQVWSKETNDKIRTLMSEVVQSGTGREIRLSTNGYIGGKTGTTNDYRDLTFSGMTDRYTATVWVGRDTGYVEELSPNRPAMNIWEAAVR; encoded by the coding sequence ATGAAAACTTTTTTTGGCTGGTTTTTTATTAGTTTATTTGCAATTGGCAGTGCATTCTTATTTCGATCTGCCTCTGCAGAAGTAAGTGATGTTCAAACCATTGGTCAAGTTGTTGGTTCTCATATTGATGAGGAAATTCTCTATTTGTCTTCAAACAGTACGATTTATGCGGACAATGGGCAGATTGTTGCAGAGATTCCCTCTGAAGGTGGTATTAACCGCAGTTATTTACCATTTGAGCAGGTACCTGAAACGGTTGTTCACGCATTCGTCGCTACTGAAGATCGTCGTTTTTTCCAACATCTCGGCTTTGATGCGTCTGGAATGGCACGGGCACTCATTACAAATGTAAGCAGTGGTGAGATTGATCAAGGGGCCAGTACTATTACCCAACAAATGGTGCGCAACATCTTTCTAGATCATTCTCAAACCTATCAACGCAAGGTGAGTGAACTATTGTACGCACACGAACTAGAGCAGCGTTTCTCTAAAGAAGAGATATTAGAATTGTATTTAAACTCGATTTACTTCGGTAACCACGCATATGGGATCGAAGCTGCAAGTCAGCTTTATTTTAGTGAACATGCTGAGCAGCTATCATTAGCCCAAGTCGCTTTTCTAACGAGCATTCCTAACAATCCGACTGTATATGATCCATTTACTGCAATTGAAAATACAAATAAGCGAAAAGAATGGGTATTACAGAAAATGAAAGAAGAAGGGTACATAAACGAGGTTGAATTTGGTGATGCGATTTCTGAAACGATTGAGCTTCATCGTTCTTCTTTACGAAACTTATATCCAGATTATACGGATTTCGTTAAACATGAATTTTTAGAATTAATTCAGGCTACAGAGGGTTATGATGAAGAAGCGGCACAGGAACGATTGAATGAACTTTTTAAAAAAGGAATTCGAATTGAAACGGCACTAGAGCCAAGTCGACAGCATGCACTCAAAGAAAGCTTCTATCATGAACTTCCTGCTGATGTAGAAGGCGCCAGTATTGTTGTTCGAAACGATGATCGAAGAATTGTCGCTATTAGTCACGGACGTGAATATGAAAGTGGAAATTTCATGCTTGCAGTTAACTCTTTTCGACCTCATGGCTCTGCTTTTAAGCCGCTTATTGATTTTGCTCCTTATTTTGAAGAAACAGGGACATCGATTGATCAAGTCGTGAACGCCAACCCAAGCGAGACTTGCACTCAAGAAGAAAGAGACAAGCGCACACTTGGTTGTGTCGCCAATTATAATGATGTACTGCCAGGTAGTGTCACACTGCGAGAAGCATTTAAACACTCATATAACATACCTGCTCAACAGTTACTCGATACAGTTGGCATTGAAGAAGCCATTGCTTATCTTGAGCCATTTCATTTCAAGAAAATGCATGACGAGCCTCGAGACATCTCCTTAGCGTTAGGTACCCTTGATGTGTCTGTTTACGAAATGGTGCAGGCCTATCAGACCTTTGCTCATGATGGTCTATTCACTCCAGCAAGAGCCATTACAGGTGTGTATGATGAACATCTGCAACTTCTGTATCAATGGCCGGATCAAGAAGAAAAGCAGGTGTGGAGTAAGGAAACGAATGATAAAATTCGCACATTGATGAGTGAGGTTGTGCAATCAGGTACTGGACGAGAGATTCGTCTTTCTACAAATGGTTACATTGGTGGGAAAACTGGGACGACAAATGACTATCGCGACCTTACATTTTCAGGTATGACAGATCGCTATACGGCAACGGTTTGGGTAGGACGAGACACTGGATACGTTGAGGAATTATCACCGAACCGACCTGCTATGAATATATGGGAAGCAGCTGTCCGGTAA
- the trmL gene encoding tRNA (uridine(34)/cytosine(34)/5-carboxymethylaminomethyluridine(34)-2'-O)-methyltransferase TrmL — protein sequence MGLHIVLYQPEIPANTGNIARTCAGTNTTLHLIRPLGFSTDDKMLKRAGCDYWPNVTIYYYDSVDELFQKYDQGEFFFIETIGTRNYSDFDYTNREEEYFFVFGKETTGLPQELVEKRQERCFRIPQTDVIRSLNLSNTAAIVIYEALRQQGFPALT from the coding sequence ATGGGATTGCATATTGTACTATACCAACCAGAAATACCAGCTAACACAGGAAACATTGCTCGCACATGTGCAGGCACAAATACAACACTACATTTAATTCGCCCCCTTGGATTTTCAACAGATGATAAAATGTTGAAGCGGGCAGGTTGCGACTATTGGCCGAACGTAACGATTTATTATTATGATTCAGTTGATGAATTGTTTCAAAAGTATGATCAAGGAGAGTTTTTCTTTATCGAAACAATAGGGACACGAAATTATAGTGACTTTGATTACACCAATAGAGAAGAAGAGTACTTTTTTGTGTTCGGTAAGGAAACAACAGGGTTACCACAAGAGCTTGTGGAGAAGCGACAAGAACGCTGTTTTCGCATTCCACAAACAGATGTGATTCGTTCTCTTAATTTGTCTAATACGGCAGCCATTGTTATTTATGAAGCACTTAGGCAGCAAGGATTTCCAGCATTAACGTAA
- the yhbH gene encoding sporulation protein YhbH produces MEKNNKHQYIVSEENWSLHRKGYQDQRRHQEKVQDAIKKNLPDLVSEENIVLSNGKDVIRIPIRSLDEYKIRYNYDKNKHVGQGKGDSKVGDVVARDPNGDKQAGAGKGQGAGDQAGEDYNEAEVSIAELEEMMFAEMELPHLKKKEEQEIVIENIEFNDIRKKGLMGNVDKRRTILAAIKRNALTGKAGIMPIYNEDLRFKTWNETIRPESKAVVIAMMDTSGSMGRFEKYVARSFFFWMTRFLRTKYEKVEIEFIAHHTEAKVVNEEDFFSKGESGGTICSSAYRKALELIDEKYNPSAYNIYPFHFSDGDNLTSDNARCLKLVKQLMDRSNLFGYGEINQYSRNSTLMGAYKNVDDPRFMHYILKEKGDVYHALKHFFQKEEEGINA; encoded by the coding sequence ATGGAAAAAAACAATAAGCACCAGTACATTGTCTCTGAGGAAAACTGGTCCCTCCATCGTAAAGGATATCAGGACCAACGTCGTCATCAAGAGAAAGTTCAAGACGCGATTAAAAAGAATTTGCCTGATTTAGTCAGCGAGGAGAATATTGTCCTGTCTAATGGGAAAGATGTCATTCGAATTCCAATACGCTCCCTTGATGAATATAAAATTCGTTACAATTATGATAAGAATAAACACGTTGGGCAAGGAAAAGGAGATAGTAAGGTAGGCGATGTCGTTGCCCGTGATCCGAACGGCGATAAACAAGCTGGAGCAGGGAAGGGGCAAGGGGCAGGTGATCAAGCTGGGGAAGATTACAATGAAGCAGAAGTGTCGATTGCAGAATTAGAAGAAATGATGTTTGCTGAAATGGAATTGCCTCATTTGAAAAAGAAAGAAGAGCAAGAAATTGTCATTGAGAATATTGAGTTTAACGATATTCGCAAGAAAGGATTAATGGGGAATGTGGATAAGAGGCGTACCATTCTTGCGGCAATTAAGCGAAATGCATTAACAGGAAAAGCAGGCATTATGCCAATTTACAACGAAGATTTACGTTTTAAAACGTGGAACGAGACGATTCGACCGGAATCCAAAGCGGTTGTCATTGCAATGATGGATACAAGTGGGTCTATGGGACGTTTTGAGAAATACGTTGCTCGGAGTTTCTTTTTTTGGATGACTCGTTTCTTGCGTACAAAGTATGAAAAAGTAGAAATCGAGTTTATCGCCCATCATACAGAAGCAAAAGTTGTAAATGAAGAAGACTTTTTCTCTAAAGGAGAAAGTGGAGGAACGATTTGTTCGTCAGCCTATCGAAAAGCACTTGAGCTAATTGATGAAAAATACAACCCATCTGCTTACAATATTTATCCGTTTCATTTCTCGGATGGCGATAACTTAACTTCAGATAACGCTCGCTGCCTCAAACTTGTGAAGCAATTAATGGATCGCTCGAATTTGTTCGGTTACGGAGAAATTAATCAATATTCTCGTAATTCGACTTTAATGGGTGCCTACAAAAATGTGGATGATCCACGTTTTATGCACTATATTCTAAAAGAAAAAGGCGATGTTTATCACGCTTTAAAGCATTTCTTTCAGAAAGAAGAAGAAGGTATAAATGCGTAG
- the lepB gene encoding signal peptidase I has protein sequence MAENKVKSEAWGWIKAIVIALLIAFVVRTFIVTSFEVRGESMVPTAHDGERFIVNRLAYQFSEPDRFDLIVFHATEQDSYIKRVVGLPGDTIRFENDQLFINDEPIDEPFLDEVQGSLANPYTNDYEYEGIIPDNHVFVVGDNRPNSSDSRAFGPVHEDEIIGKVGLRFWPLSEFGFME, from the coding sequence TTGGCTGAAAATAAAGTGAAATCAGAGGCTTGGGGTTGGATCAAAGCGATTGTCATTGCGCTTCTTATCGCGTTTGTTGTTCGAACGTTTATTGTCACAAGCTTTGAGGTTCGAGGGGAATCAATGGTACCTACCGCTCACGATGGAGAACGATTTATCGTTAACCGTCTTGCATATCAGTTTAGCGAACCGGATCGCTTTGATTTAATTGTCTTCCATGCGACTGAGCAGGATAGCTATATTAAACGAGTAGTTGGCTTACCAGGAGATACGATTCGTTTCGAAAACGATCAATTGTTCATTAATGATGAACCGATTGATGAGCCTTTCTTGGATGAAGTGCAGGGATCACTTGCAAACCCATATACAAACGATTACGAGTATGAAGGCATCATTCCAGACAATCATGTTTTTGTCGTTGGTGACAACCGCCCGAATAGCTCTGACAGTCGTGCGTTTGGACCTGTGCATGAAGATGAGATTATTGGTAAAGTTGGTTTACGATTCTGGCCGCTATCTGAATTTGGATTTATGGAATGA
- a CDS encoding glutamate-5-semialdehyde dehydrogenase, giving the protein MENVEWIAKRAKKAAPTIARATLEERNEALLLLAEALQTKREYLLDENQQDITEAKQKGTAQPLIDRLLLTEERIADMAEGMRQLVALPDPINQVLETMERPNGLLIEKRAVPFGVFGMIYEARPNVTVDACALAIKTGNGVVLRGSGSAMHSNKAIVSVLKEALRQTSIHTDIIQLIENPSREEANRFMKLKGDIDVLIPRGGASLIQTVVNEATIPVIETGVGNCHVYLSNAANVELASAIIVNAKTQRPSVCNACETVLVERSFAEQHLHTIAENLRQKGVQLVGDETAQALHPQIGAATEEDWQKEYLDLSLAVRCVDGIEEAVAHIEKYGTNHSEAIVTEDDRERDFFFQAVDAAVLYHNASTRFTDGFEFGFGAEIGISTQKLHARGPMGLHALTTYKYTVKGSGQIKG; this is encoded by the coding sequence ATGGAAAACGTGGAATGGATTGCAAAAAGGGCAAAAAAAGCAGCACCAACAATAGCTCGAGCGACTCTAGAGGAGCGAAACGAAGCGTTGCTTTTGCTAGCGGAGGCGCTACAAACAAAGAGAGAATATTTGTTAGACGAAAATCAACAAGATATTACAGAGGCGAAACAAAAAGGAACAGCCCAACCTCTCATCGATCGTCTATTACTAACGGAGGAACGAATTGCCGATATGGCGGAGGGAATGCGACAGCTTGTTGCGTTACCAGACCCAATTAACCAAGTACTTGAGACAATGGAACGGCCAAATGGGTTACTCATAGAAAAACGAGCGGTGCCGTTTGGTGTATTTGGAATGATTTACGAGGCACGCCCTAATGTAACCGTCGATGCGTGTGCACTTGCCATTAAAACAGGTAATGGGGTCGTGTTGCGTGGAAGTGGAAGTGCCATGCATTCAAATAAAGCCATTGTGTCGGTTTTAAAAGAGGCATTACGTCAAACATCGATTCATACGGATATCATTCAATTAATCGAAAACCCTTCTCGAGAAGAAGCGAATCGATTTATGAAATTAAAAGGTGACATTGATGTACTGATCCCACGTGGTGGTGCATCACTTATACAAACCGTCGTCAATGAAGCGACGATTCCAGTTATTGAAACCGGAGTTGGAAACTGCCATGTTTACTTGTCTAATGCGGCAAATGTTGAGTTAGCATCGGCTATCATTGTGAATGCGAAAACCCAACGTCCCTCTGTTTGCAACGCTTGTGAAACAGTACTTGTTGAAAGATCTTTTGCAGAACAACATTTGCACACTATAGCAGAAAATTTAAGGCAAAAAGGGGTTCAACTTGTTGGAGACGAAACAGCACAAGCGCTTCATCCCCAGATCGGTGCAGCGACAGAAGAAGACTGGCAGAAAGAGTATCTTGATTTATCTCTCGCTGTTCGGTGTGTTGACGGAATAGAAGAAGCGGTAGCTCATATAGAAAAATATGGAACAAACCATTCAGAAGCGATTGTGACGGAAGATGACAGAGAGAGAGATTTCTTTTTCCAAGCCGTTGATGCAGCTGTTCTTTACCATAATGCTTCAACTCGTTTTACAGACGGCTTCGAATTTGGCTTTGGAGCCGAGATTGGGATTAGCACTCAGAAGCTACATGCGAGAGGACCGATGGGATTACATGCTCTTACAACTTACAAATACACTGTTAAAGGCTCGGGGCAGATTAAAGGGTGA